A region of the Massilia sp. erpn genome:
GAGCCGCGCAGCAGGGCGATGCCGCGCCCGGCCAGGGCGGCATCGACGGCGCCGTTGGAGTCGACAAAGACCGGGCCGCGCCCCGGATCCACGTGGGGCGCCTGGACCGCGCGCAACCACATGGTCCAGTCCAGGCGGTGCTCGTCGTGCAGCAGGGTGTAGCCGGCCAGTTCGCCCGGTGTTTCCAGCGGCCGCGCCAGCAAGGCGGGACTGCAGACCGGCAGCAGGCGGTCGTTGATCAGGCATTCGCTTTCCAGGCCGGGGTAGCAGCCCAGGCCATGGCGCACGGCGAAGTCGATGCCGTCGACCAGCAGGTCGACGATGCGGTCGGTGGTATTGATGCGCACATCGATATGCGGCTCCCGGGCCTGGAAGCGCGCCAGACGCGGCAGCAGCCACTGCATGGCGAAGCCGCTGGTGCAACTGAGCGTGACGACGCTGGCGCCATGCTGCTGGCGCAGGCGTTCCGTGGCTTCGGCGATCTGGCGCAGCGCGGGCAGCACGGCGCGCAGATACGCCTTGCCTGCCTCGGTCAGCGCCAGGCGGCGCGGGCTGCGCACGAACAGCTGGGCGC
Encoded here:
- the gcvA gene encoding transcriptional regulator GcvA, encoding MKLPPLHALLCFANAGRRLSMKQAAEELHVTPAAVSQQIAKLEEAVGAQLFVRSPRRLALTEAGKAYLRAVLPALRQIAEATERLRQQHGASVVTLSCTSGFAMQWLLPRLARFQAREPHIDVRINTTDRIVDLLVDGIDFAVRHGLGCYPGLESECLINDRLLPVCSPALLARPLETPGELAGYTLLHDEHRLDWTMWLRAVQAPHVDPGRGPVFVDSNGAVDAALAGRGIALLRGSLVRQELASGRLVMPLRQAIETPLAYYLVYDDSALLQSSNQRFRQWLIAEARADQGEFLPS